From the genome of Staphylococcus haemolyticus, one region includes:
- the rplU gene encoding 50S ribosomal protein L21 — protein sequence MFAIIETGGKQIKVEEGQEIFVEKLDVNEGDSFTFDKVLFVGGDSVKVGAPTVEGATVTATVNKQGRGKKITVFTYKRRKDSKRKKGHRQPYTKLTIDKIKA from the coding sequence ATGTTTGCTATTATCGAAACAGGCGGTAAACAAATTAAAGTAGAAGAAGGTCAAGAAATCTTCGTTGAAAAATTAGATGTTAATGAAGGTGACTCATTCACATTTGATAAAGTATTATTTGTAGGTGGCGATTCAGTTAAAGTTGGTGCCCCAACTGTTGAAGGTGCTACTGTTACTGCTACAGTTAACAAACAGGGTCGCGGTAAAAAAATCACTGTATTTACGTATAAACGTCGTAAAGACTCTAAACGTAAAAAAGGCCATCGTCAACCATATACTAAATTAACTATTGATAAAATCAAGGCTTAA
- a CDS encoding ribosomal-processing cysteine protease Prp produces MITIDITINDSGKVTDVIMDGHANHGEYGHDIVCAGASAVLFGSVNAILGLTSEKPDIDYEDDGGHFHIRSVDTNNEQAQLILQAMLVSLQTIEDEYNENIRLNYK; encoded by the coding sequence ATGATTACAATTGACATCACTATTAATGATAGTGGAAAAGTAACAGACGTTATTATGGATGGTCATGCTAATCATGGTGAATATGGACATGACATTGTTTGTGCAGGTGCTTCAGCGGTTTTATTTGGAAGCGTTAATGCAATTCTAGGTTTAACTTCTGAGAAACCAGACATTGACTATGAGGATGATGGAGGTCATTTTCATATTAGAAGTGTAGATACAAACAATGAACAAGCGCAATTAATTCTTCAAGCAATGTTAGTTTCTTTACAAACGATTGAAGATGAATATAATGAAAATATCAGATTAAATTACAAGTGA
- the rpmA gene encoding 50S ribosomal protein L27 encodes MLKLNLQFFASKKGVSSTKNGRDSESKRLGAKRADGQYVTGGSILYRQRGTKIYPGENVGRGGDDTLFAKIDGVVRFERKGRDKKQVSVYAVAE; translated from the coding sequence ATGTTAAAATTAAACTTACAGTTCTTCGCATCTAAAAAAGGGGTAAGTTCTACTAAAAACGGTCGTGACTCAGAATCAAAACGTTTAGGTGCTAAACGTGCTGATGGTCAATACGTTACAGGCGGTTCTATTTTATACCGTCAACGTGGTACAAAAATTTATCCTGGTGAAAATGTAGGTCGTGGTGGCGATGATACATTATTCGCTAAAATCGACGGCGTTGTTCGTTTCGAACGTAAAGGTCGCGACAAAAAACAAGTTTCTGTATACGCAGTAGCTGAATAA
- the obgE gene encoding GTPase ObgE → MFVDQVTISLKAGDGGNGITAYRREKYVPFGGPAGGDGGKGASVVFEVDEGLRTLLDFRYQRHFKAKKGENGQSSNMHGRGADDLVLKVPPGTIIKSVETDEVLADLVEDGQRAVVARGGRGGRGNSRFATPRNPAPDFSENGEPGEELDVTLELKLLADVGLVGFPSVGKSTLLSIVSKAKPKIGAYHFTTIKPNLGVVSTPDNRSFVMADLPGLIEGASDGVGLGHQFLRHVERTKVIVHMIDMSGSEGRDPFDDYQIINKELVNYKQRLEDRPQIVVANKMDMPDAQDNLTLFKEQVDDSVTIIPVSTITRDNIEQLLYAIADKLDEVKDIDFSVDNDEEIGVNRVLYKHTPSQDKFTITRDDDGAYVVSGNAIERMFKMTDFNSDPAVRRFARQMRSMGIDDALRERGCSNGDIVRILGGEFEFVE, encoded by the coding sequence ATGTTTGTCGATCAAGTTACAATATCTCTTAAAGCTGGTGATGGTGGTAATGGTATCACTGCCTATAGAAGAGAGAAATATGTACCATTTGGAGGACCAGCTGGTGGCGACGGTGGTAAGGGCGCATCAGTTGTTTTTGAAGTAGATGAGGGATTAAGAACATTATTAGACTTTAGATACCAACGTCATTTTAAAGCTAAAAAGGGCGAAAATGGGCAAAGTAGTAATATGCATGGTAGAGGTGCAGACGATTTAGTGTTAAAAGTACCTCCTGGTACAATAATCAAAAGTGTGGAAACTGATGAAGTATTAGCTGACCTTGTTGAAGATGGCCAACGTGCTGTCGTAGCTCGTGGTGGACGAGGTGGACGAGGTAATTCTCGTTTTGCTACACCTAGAAACCCAGCACCAGACTTTAGTGAAAATGGTGAGCCAGGTGAAGAATTAGATGTAACATTAGAGCTTAAATTATTAGCAGATGTTGGATTAGTTGGATTCCCTAGTGTTGGTAAATCAACATTATTGTCAATAGTTTCAAAAGCTAAACCTAAGATTGGTGCGTATCATTTTACTACAATTAAGCCAAATTTAGGTGTCGTTTCAACACCCGACAATAGAAGTTTTGTTATGGCCGATTTACCAGGTTTAATTGAAGGCGCTTCAGATGGTGTTGGATTAGGACATCAGTTTTTAAGACATGTTGAACGTACAAAAGTGATTGTTCATATGATAGATATGAGTGGGTCAGAAGGTAGAGATCCATTTGATGATTACCAAATTATAAATAAAGAATTAGTAAATTATAAACAACGATTAGAGGATAGACCTCAAATTGTAGTAGCTAATAAAATGGATATGCCCGATGCACAAGATAATTTAACTTTATTTAAGGAACAAGTAGATGATAGCGTTACGATTATTCCTGTTTCTACAATTACAAGAGATAATATTGAACAGTTATTATACGCTATAGCAGATAAATTAGATGAAGTTAAAGATATTGACTTTAGCGTTGATAACGATGAAGAAATAGGTGTTAACCGTGTACTTTATAAACACACGCCTTCTCAAGATAAATTCACTATCACTAGAGACGACGATGGTGCGTATGTAGTAAGTGGTAATGCAATTGAGAGAATGTTTAAAATGACAGACTTTAATAGTGACCCAGCAGTAAGAAGGTTTGCTAGACAAATGCGTTCAATGGGTATTGATGATGCATTGAGAGAACGTGGCTGTAGTAATGGAGACATCGTTAGAATTTTAGGTGGAGAATTTGAATTTGTAGAATAG
- a CDS encoding ACT domain-containing protein translates to MDNNDYKKFYLIREDVLPESVVKTLKIKDALKNNPELSIYEAVKLFDLSRSAFYKYRETIFPVDEKMLDHREFTLILYVNDIVGMLAQVLNTVSKLQLSVLTIHQSVPMEEKATITLSLSAKDTTISIDEIIKALRNIEHVSKVELISMSM, encoded by the coding sequence GTGGACAACAATGATTATAAAAAGTTTTACTTGATACGTGAAGATGTCTTGCCTGAATCAGTGGTAAAAACATTAAAAATTAAAGATGCTTTAAAAAATAATCCGGAATTGTCCATTTATGAAGCTGTTAAATTATTTGATCTTTCACGTAGTGCATTTTATAAATATAGAGAAACAATCTTCCCTGTAGATGAAAAAATGTTAGATCATCGTGAATTTACGCTTATTCTTTATGTTAATGATATTGTAGGGATGTTAGCACAAGTACTTAATACGGTTTCTAAATTGCAATTATCTGTTCTTACTATACATCAAAGTGTACCAATGGAAGAGAAAGCTACGATAACATTATCACTTAGCGCAAAAGATACCACCATTTCAATTGATGAAATTATAAAGGCACTAAGAAATATTGAACATGTTTCTAAAGTTGAATTAATAAGTATGAGTATGTAA
- the ruvA gene encoding Holliday junction branch migration protein RuvA codes for MYAYIRGKLTQLFPTHVVVESINGVGYEIQTPNSYRFQKYLEKELVIYTSLIVREDAQLLYGFINEEEKDMFLSLIKVTGIGPKSALAILATSTPNEVKMAIENENDAYLTKFPGIGKKTARQIVLDLKGKVQITRETTETLLSMNEENSNSENLVKEALLALEALGYSKREISKVEKVLNKSTFDSVDEAVKLGLKTLVS; via the coding sequence ATGTACGCTTATATTAGAGGTAAATTGACGCAATTATTTCCAACGCATGTAGTTGTTGAATCAATTAATGGGGTTGGATATGAAATTCAGACTCCAAATTCCTATCGATTTCAAAAATATTTGGAGAAAGAATTAGTAATTTATACATCTTTAATTGTTAGAGAAGATGCTCAGTTACTTTATGGATTTATTAATGAAGAAGAAAAAGATATGTTCTTAAGTTTAATCAAAGTTACAGGTATAGGTCCAAAGTCTGCATTAGCAATTTTAGCTACTAGTACACCAAATGAAGTTAAAATGGCAATTGAAAATGAGAATGATGCTTATTTGACTAAGTTTCCAGGTATTGGTAAAAAAACTGCACGTCAAATTGTGCTAGATTTAAAAGGCAAAGTTCAAATTACAAGAGAAACAACTGAGACACTTTTAAGTATGAATGAAGAAAATTCAAATAGCGAAAACCTAGTTAAAGAAGCATTACTCGCCCTAGAGGCTTTAGGTTACTCAAAACGAGAAATTTCTAAAGTTGAAAAAGTACTCAACAAATCAACATTTGATTCTGTTGATGAAGCAGTAAAACTAGGACTAAAAACACTTGTGTCTTAA
- the ruvB gene encoding Holliday junction branch migration DNA helicase RuvB: protein MDDRMVDQALHSEETSFELSLRPTMLKQYIGQSSIKNNLEVFIKAAKLREEPLDHVLLFGPPGLGKTTLSNIIANEMNVNIRTVSGPSLDRPGDLAAILSGLQPGDVLFIDEIHRLSSTVEEVLYSAMEDFFIDIIIGKGDEARSIRIDLPPFTLVGATTRAGSLTGPLRDRFGVHLRLEYYNENDLKEIIIRTAEVLNTKIDDESATELAKRSRGTPRVANRLLKRVRDFQQVNEDEQIYIETTKQALQLLQVDAEGLDYIDHKMMRCIINQYDGGPVGLDTIAVSIGEERITIEDVYEPFLIQKGFIERTPRGRKATAFAYEHFKNFNK from the coding sequence ATGGATGACAGAATGGTTGATCAAGCTTTGCATAGTGAAGAAACTTCTTTTGAATTATCACTTAGACCAACAATGTTAAAACAATATATTGGGCAATCATCAATAAAAAACAACTTAGAAGTATTCATTAAAGCAGCTAAACTACGTGAAGAGCCATTAGATCATGTACTTCTATTTGGACCACCAGGATTAGGTAAAACAACACTATCCAATATTATCGCTAATGAAATGAACGTTAATATAAGAACTGTCTCAGGTCCATCATTAGATAGACCAGGTGACTTAGCAGCAATACTATCTGGTTTGCAACCTGGGGATGTACTATTCATTGACGAAATTCATCGTTTAAGCAGCACAGTTGAAGAAGTTTTATATTCAGCGATGGAAGATTTCTTCATTGATATTATCATTGGAAAAGGTGATGAGGCTCGTAGTATTAGAATAGATTTGCCTCCATTTACGCTAGTAGGTGCGACTACACGGGCTGGAAGCTTAACTGGTCCACTAAGAGATAGATTTGGCGTTCATTTGAGATTAGAATATTATAATGAGAATGATTTAAAAGAAATTATAATTCGAACAGCAGAAGTGTTAAACACAAAAATTGATGATGAAAGTGCAACTGAGTTAGCTAAACGTTCACGAGGAACGCCTCGAGTCGCAAATCGTTTATTGAAACGCGTTAGAGATTTTCAACAAGTCAATGAAGATGAACAGATTTATATTGAGACTACTAAACAAGCTTTACAATTGCTTCAAGTAGATGCAGAAGGTTTAGACTACATTGATCATAAAATGATGAGATGCATCATTAATCAATATGATGGTGGTCCGGTGGGTCTTGATACCATAGCTGTTTCTATCGGTGAGGAGCGTATAACAATTGAGGATGTCTACGAGCCTTTTTTAATTCAAAAAGGATTTATAGAACGTACACCTAGAGGTAGAAAAGCTACTGCATTTGCATACGAACATTTCAAAAATTTTAATAAATGA
- the queA gene encoding tRNA preQ1(34) S-adenosylmethionine ribosyltransferase-isomerase QueA, which yields MNVEEFDYDLPESLIAQTPLKDRDQSRLLVLGRNSGNIEHKHFKDVINYLETGDTLVLNDTRVMPARLFGLKEETGAKVEMLMLTRIENNDWEVLLKPAKRIKVGNKLSFGEGKIIAECIEELDQGGRIMRLHYEGILEERLNELGEMPLPPYIKERLDDPDRYQTVYAKESGSAAAPTAGLHFTDELLDEIRAKGINIAFITLHVGLGTFRPVSVEDINDHEMHSEYYQMTQETANLLNQTKKEGHRIISVGTTSTRTLETIRRDYNEFVAVSGWTDIFIYPGFTYKAIDGLITNFHLPKSTLVMLVSAFSSRENILNAYKEAVKLEYRFFSFGDAMLII from the coding sequence ATGAATGTTGAGGAATTTGATTATGACTTGCCTGAATCATTAATTGCTCAGACCCCTTTAAAAGATAGAGACCAAAGTAGATTGTTAGTGTTAGGTAGAAACAGTGGTAATATTGAACATAAACATTTTAAAGATGTCATTAATTACTTGGAAACTGGTGATACACTTGTCTTAAATGATACACGTGTTATGCCTGCACGATTATTTGGTTTAAAAGAAGAGACTGGTGCAAAAGTTGAAATGCTAATGCTTACTCGAATTGAGAATAATGATTGGGAAGTTTTACTTAAACCAGCAAAGCGAATTAAAGTGGGGAATAAGTTGTCTTTCGGAGAGGGTAAGATTATAGCTGAATGTATAGAGGAATTGGATCAAGGTGGACGTATCATGCGTTTGCATTATGAGGGAATTCTTGAGGAAAGATTAAATGAACTCGGTGAAATGCCTTTACCACCATATATAAAAGAACGATTAGATGATCCTGACCGCTATCAAACTGTCTACGCTAAAGAAAGTGGTTCTGCAGCAGCACCAACAGCAGGGTTGCATTTTACAGATGAACTTTTAGATGAAATTAGAGCAAAAGGTATAAATATTGCATTTATAACATTGCATGTTGGATTAGGAACATTTAGACCTGTAAGTGTTGAAGATATTAATGACCATGAAATGCATAGTGAATATTATCAAATGACCCAAGAAACAGCTAACTTATTAAATCAAACAAAAAAAGAAGGTCATAGAATCATTTCTGTAGGTACAACCTCAACAAGGACTCTAGAGACTATTCGTCGTGATTACAATGAATTTGTAGCTGTTAGTGGATGGACTGATATTTTTATATATCCAGGATTTACATATAAAGCTATAGATGGTTTAATTACTAATTTCCATTTACCTAAATCAACTTTAGTTATGCTTGTATCAGCATTTAGTAGTCGAGAAAACATTTTAAACGCATATAAAGAAGCTGTTAAACTAGAATATAGATTTTTCAGTTTTGGAGATGCGATGTTAATTATTTAA
- the tgt gene encoding tRNA guanosine(34) transglycosylase Tgt — MPAVTYEHIKTCKQSGARLGIVHTPHGSFETPMFMPVGTKATVKTMSPEELRQIEAKIILGNTYHLWLQPGNDIIKQVGGLHNFMNWDGPILTDSGGFQVFSLSNLRKITEEGVEFRHHTNGLKLFLSPEKSMEIQNDLGSDIMMAFDECPPMPSEYKYVKDSIERTTRWAERCLNAHKRPEDQALFGIIQGGEYKDLREQSAKELVALDFPGYAIGGLSVGEPKPVMYEMVEHTVQYMPDDKPRYLMGVGSPDALIECSIRGMDMFDCVLPTRIARNGTCMTSNGRLVIKNAKYANDFKPLDENCDCYTCKNYSRAYIRHLIKAEETFGIRLTTIHNLHFLLKLMEDIRQAIREDRLLDFKDEFFEQYGLNVENPKNF; from the coding sequence ATGCCAGCAGTAACTTATGAACATATAAAGACTTGTAAACAATCAGGTGCACGTTTAGGTATCGTTCATACACCGCACGGTTCTTTTGAAACGCCTATGTTTATGCCAGTAGGAACAAAAGCAACTGTTAAAACAATGAGTCCTGAAGAATTAAGACAAATAGAAGCGAAAATAATATTAGGAAATACATATCATTTGTGGTTACAACCTGGAAATGATATTATCAAACAAGTTGGGGGTCTACATAATTTTATGAATTGGGATGGCCCTATTCTTACTGATTCAGGTGGTTTCCAAGTATTTAGTTTGAGTAATCTTCGTAAGATAACTGAAGAGGGTGTTGAGTTTAGACACCATACAAATGGATTGAAGTTATTTTTAAGTCCAGAGAAATCAATGGAAATACAAAATGACTTAGGTTCAGATATAATGATGGCTTTCGATGAATGTCCACCTATGCCTTCTGAGTATAAGTATGTTAAGGATTCAATTGAACGCACTACGAGATGGGCTGAGCGTTGTTTAAACGCACATAAGCGCCCAGAGGACCAAGCACTCTTTGGTATTATTCAAGGTGGCGAATATAAAGATTTAAGAGAACAAAGTGCTAAGGAATTAGTCGCTTTAGATTTTCCTGGATATGCTATTGGTGGGTTGTCGGTAGGCGAACCTAAACCAGTTATGTATGAAATGGTTGAACATACAGTGCAATATATGCCAGATGATAAACCTCGTTATTTAATGGGCGTAGGTTCCCCTGATGCATTAATTGAATGTAGCATACGTGGCATGGATATGTTTGATTGTGTATTACCAACGCGTATTGCTAGAAATGGTACATGTATGACTTCAAACGGAAGATTAGTAATTAAGAATGCTAAATATGCAAACGATTTTAAACCACTAGATGAAAATTGTGATTGCTACACATGTAAGAATTATTCACGTGCTTATATCAGACATCTGATTAAAGCTGAAGAAACTTTCGGTATCCGTCTTACTACTATTCATAATTTACATTTTCTGCTAAAATTGATGGAAGATATTAGACAAGCTATTCGAGAAGATCGTCTTTTAGATTTTAAAGATGAATTCTTTGAACAATATGGGCTTAATGTAGAAAACCCTAAAAATTTCTAA
- the yajC gene encoding preprotein translocase subunit YajC, whose protein sequence is MNVSALILPIILIIVFYFFLIRPQQKRAKEHREMISRIESGQRITTIGGLKGTVKAVDETTVVITVNGHGTEMTFEKPAIKQVDPS, encoded by the coding sequence ATGAACGTTTCAGCACTTATTTTACCTATAATTTTAATTATAGTATTTTATTTCTTTTTAATTCGACCTCAACAAAAACGTGCAAAAGAACATCGTGAAATGATTAGCCGAATCGAATCTGGTCAACGTATTACTACTATTGGTGGCTTGAAAGGAACTGTTAAAGCTGTTGATGAAACTACAGTTGTTATCACAGTTAATGGTCATGGAACAGAAATGACTTTCGAAAAACCAGCAATTAAACAAGTAGACCCTTCTTAA
- the secDF gene encoding protein translocase subunit SecDF, with protein MKKFSRIIAFILIVAVLFVGMGLTYKNVVKNVNLGLDLQGGFEVLYQVKPLDGDKKIDEKALQSTARTLENRVNVLGVSEPHIQVEDPDRIRVQLAGVKDPDEARKILSSQANLTIRDANDKVKLTGKDIVQGSAKQEFKQGTNEPAVTFKLKDRAKFKKVTEEISKKQENMMVVWLDYKKGDSYHKEIEKPEDKRKYVSAASVDQPINSDSVEISGGFHGQQGVERAKQIAELLNAGSLPVDLKEIYSNSVGAQFGQDALDKTIFASAIGVAIIYLFMVGFYRLPGLVAIIALTVYIYLTLVAFNFISGVLTLPGLAALVLGVGMAVDANIIMYERIKDELRIGRTLKQAYSKANKSSFLTIFDSNLTTVIAAGVLFFFGESSVKGFATMLLLGILMIFVTAVFLSRGLLSLLVSSNYFKKKFWLFGVSKKNRHDINEGVDVHDLKTSYEKWNFVKLAKPLIGFSILILIVGIVILSIFKLNLGIDFSAGTRVDIDSDTKLSQPKVERTMKDMGLTPDQVQINGSDNKQATVQFKKDLSKNEVVELNKKVNNEYGHKPTVNTVSPMIGQELAKNAMKALIYAAIGIIIYVSLRFEWRMGLSSVLALLHDVFMIVALFSLLRLEVDITFIAAVLTIVGYSINDTIVTFDRVRENLHKIKVITKPEQIDYIVNRSIRQTMTRSVNTVLTVIVVVVAILIFGASSLFNFSLALLIGLVSGVFSSVFIAVPLWGIMKKRQLKKADNGKLTVYKEKKSNDEKILV; from the coding sequence GTGAAGAAATTTAGTAGGATAATTGCATTCATACTAATTGTAGCCGTTTTGTTTGTCGGAATGGGGCTTACATATAAGAATGTAGTTAAAAATGTAAATCTCGGACTAGATTTACAAGGTGGATTTGAAGTTCTTTATCAAGTTAAACCACTTGATGGGGATAAAAAAATCGATGAAAAAGCCTTGCAATCTACTGCTAGAACTTTGGAAAACCGTGTTAACGTGCTAGGTGTTTCTGAGCCTCACATTCAAGTTGAGGATCCAGATCGTATCAGAGTTCAATTAGCAGGTGTAAAAGATCCTGATGAGGCACGTAAAATATTATCTTCTCAGGCTAATTTAACTATTCGTGATGCCAATGATAAAGTTAAATTAACTGGTAAAGATATTGTACAAGGTTCAGCTAAACAAGAATTTAAGCAAGGTACTAATGAACCAGCTGTTACATTTAAATTAAAAGATCGTGCTAAATTTAAAAAAGTAACAGAAGAAATTTCGAAAAAACAAGAAAATATGATGGTAGTATGGCTTGATTATAAAAAAGGTGATAGCTACCATAAAGAGATAGAAAAACCTGAAGATAAACGTAAATACGTTTCAGCTGCATCAGTAGATCAACCTATTAATTCTGATAGTGTTGAAATTTCAGGTGGATTTCATGGTCAACAAGGTGTGGAAAGAGCTAAACAAATTGCAGAATTACTGAATGCTGGTTCACTACCTGTTGATTTAAAAGAAATTTATTCTAATTCAGTAGGTGCACAGTTTGGTCAAGATGCACTTGATAAAACAATATTTGCATCAGCGATAGGCGTAGCAATTATATATCTATTTATGGTCGGTTTCTATAGACTACCTGGTTTAGTTGCTATCATCGCATTAACTGTTTATATTTATCTTACATTAGTAGCATTTAATTTCATTTCTGGTGTTCTTACATTACCAGGATTAGCAGCTCTCGTACTCGGTGTAGGTATGGCTGTCGATGCTAACATAATTATGTATGAACGGATAAAAGATGAATTACGAATTGGTAGGACGTTAAAACAAGCCTACTCTAAAGCAAACAAGAGTTCTTTCTTAACGATATTTGACTCGAACTTAACTACAGTTATTGCTGCAGGTGTATTATTCTTCTTCGGTGAAAGTTCAGTAAAAGGTTTTGCGACAATGTTACTTTTAGGTATTCTTATGATATTTGTAACAGCAGTATTTTTATCAAGAGGTTTATTATCATTACTTGTATCATCTAATTACTTTAAGAAGAAATTCTGGCTATTTGGAGTTAGTAAGAAAAATAGACATGATATTAATGAAGGTGTAGATGTTCATGATCTTAAAACTTCATATGAAAAGTGGAATTTTGTTAAATTAGCCAAACCATTAATCGGATTCAGTATTCTGATTTTGATTGTTGGTATTGTGATTTTAAGTATATTCAAATTAAACTTAGGTATTGATTTCTCTGCAGGTACGCGTGTTGATATCGACTCTGATACAAAATTGTCTCAACCTAAAGTTGAACGTACGATGAAAGACATGGGATTAACTCCAGATCAAGTTCAAATTAATGGTAGTGACAATAAACAAGCAACTGTGCAATTTAAGAAAGATTTATCTAAAAATGAAGTTGTAGAACTTAACAAAAAAGTGAACAATGAATACGGTCATAAACCAACTGTAAATACAGTATCACCAATGATTGGACAAGAATTAGCTAAAAACGCTATGAAGGCTCTTATCTATGCGGCAATAGGTATTATTATCTATGTTTCACTAAGATTCGAATGGAGAATGGGTCTATCATCAGTATTAGCATTACTGCATGACGTCTTTATGATTGTTGCATTATTCAGCTTACTTCGTTTGGAAGTTGATATTACATTTATTGCAGCAGTACTAACTATCGTAGGTTATTCAATTAATGATACGATTGTAACATTTGACCGTGTAAGGGAAAATCTGCATAAAATTAAAGTCATTACTAAACCAGAGCAAATCGATTACATCGTTAATCGCTCTATTCGTCAAACAATGACTCGTTCCGTTAATACTGTTTTAACGGTAATTGTTGTCGTAGTTGCGATTTTAATATTTGGGGCATCAAGCTTATTCAATTTCTCATTAGCATTATTAATTGGATTAGTATCTGGTGTATTCTCTTCAGTATTTATCGCTGTTCCTTTATGGGGTATAATGAAGAAACGACAACTTAAAAAAGCAGATAACGGTAAATTAACGGTATACAAAGAGAAAAAATCAAATGATGAAAAGATTTTAGTATAA